The following are from one region of the Shinella sp. PSBB067 genome:
- a CDS encoding CopG family ribbon-helix-helix protein, with translation MSSTTMTIRVSTDTKEKLDRLAADTRRSRSFLAAEAVSAYVARELAIVEGIGEGLEDVRNGRTVSHEEAMSELASAIDTAERDRS, from the coding sequence ATGAGCAGCACGACGATGACGATCCGCGTCAGCACCGACACCAAGGAAAAGCTCGACAGGCTGGCGGCGGACACGCGCCGCAGCCGCTCCTTCCTCGCCGCCGAGGCGGTTTCGGCCTATGTCGCCAGGGAGCTGGCGATCGTAGAGGGCATCGGCGAAGGCCTTGAGGACGTTCGCAACGGGCGGACGGTTTCGCATGAGGAAGCCATGTCCGAACTTGCCTCCGCGATCGATACGGCTGAGCGCGACCGGTCGTGA
- a CDS encoding MFS transporter: protein MQTSSPTVFSPDWPAIAAVILGVTAFSVAQGLTYPLISLTLEARGFSPALIGANALAFAGGLAASTLLLGSLTARWRADRLIIASLVGCSLCLATFAASTSFAVWFGARFLLGFFASLIFMLGEAWLNAACPDRLRGRVSGIYGAGMCAGFAAGPLAIPLLGSQGGLGFAMTAVYLAIVAFATAMLMFSTKTVPEPSSTGDVFRFFRAAPLLVGMVFAFGFADIAAISAMPVYFVKMGHSEAFAAISVTVLALPTAIAQPFIGMLLDRLPRERVALAAVTVAAASYLILPSMKSEVAILAVFALMGTATFSLYTCALTMLGERYNGAMLVAGSAAFALAYAAGSGAGSGVTGTIMEAGGPEAGPLSVGIGLALFTAALIYSRRR from the coding sequence ATGCAGACCTCGTCCCCGACCGTCTTTTCGCCGGACTGGCCGGCCATTGCCGCCGTCATTCTCGGCGTCACCGCCTTTTCCGTGGCGCAGGGGCTCACCTATCCGCTGATCTCGCTGACGCTGGAGGCGCGCGGCTTCTCGCCGGCGCTGATCGGCGCCAACGCGCTCGCCTTCGCCGGCGGGCTTGCCGCCTCGACGCTGCTGCTCGGCAGCCTCACCGCGCGCTGGCGGGCCGACCGACTGATCATCGCCAGCCTTGTCGGCTGCTCGCTGTGCCTTGCCACCTTCGCCGCCTCCACCTCCTTTGCCGTGTGGTTCGGCGCGCGCTTCCTGCTCGGCTTCTTCGCCAGCCTCATCTTCATGCTCGGCGAAGCCTGGCTCAATGCCGCCTGCCCGGACAGGCTGCGTGGCCGTGTCTCCGGCATCTACGGCGCGGGCATGTGCGCGGGCTTTGCGGCAGGTCCCCTCGCCATTCCGCTCCTCGGCAGCCAGGGCGGGCTCGGCTTCGCCATGACGGCCGTCTATCTCGCCATCGTCGCCTTTGCGACCGCCATGCTGATGTTCTCGACGAAGACGGTGCCGGAACCGTCCTCGACGGGCGACGTCTTCCGCTTCTTCAGGGCCGCGCCGCTGCTGGTCGGCATGGTCTTCGCCTTCGGCTTCGCCGACATCGCGGCGATTTCCGCCATGCCGGTCTATTTCGTGAAGATGGGCCATTCGGAAGCCTTCGCGGCGATCAGCGTCACCGTGCTCGCCCTGCCGACGGCGATCGCCCAGCCCTTCATCGGCATGCTGCTCGACCGGCTGCCGCGCGAGCGCGTGGCGCTTGCCGCCGTCACCGTGGCGGCCGCGAGCTACCTCATCCTGCCGTCGATGAAATCGGAGGTCGCGATCCTCGCCGTCTTCGCGCTGATGGGCACGGCCACCTTCTCGCTCTATACCTGCGCGCTCACCATGCTGGGCGAGCGCTACAACGGGGCGATGCTGGTGGCCGGCAGCGCGGCCTTCGCGCTCGCCTATGCCGCCGGCAGCGGCGCGGGTTCCGGCGTCACCGGCACCATCATGGAGGCGGGCGGGCCGGAGGCCGGCCCGCTCTCCGTCGGCATCGGCCTTGCGCTCTTCACGGCCGCGCTGATCTATTCGAGGAGACGCTAG
- the tam gene encoding trans-aconitate 2-methyltransferase — MAWSAAQYLKFEDERTRPAADLLAQVPADLVAGTVYDLGCGPGNSTELLARRFPGRGVRGVDNAADMLKAARARLPGVDFVECDLAKWRPHEAAALLFANAVFQWLPDHVTLLARLMDGLRPGGVLAVQMPDNLSEPSHLLMEESALAGSWKSAFAEGTPRRKPLPAPAAYFDSLGPKAARVDVWHTIYNHPMADAAAIVEWVKGTGLRPYLDRIPPQERDGFLGDYEKRIARAYAPMADGRLLLRFPRLFLIAVKA, encoded by the coding sequence ATGGCCTGGTCCGCCGCGCAATACCTGAAATTCGAGGACGAGCGCACGCGCCCGGCCGCAGACCTTCTCGCCCAGGTGCCGGCCGATCTCGTCGCGGGCACGGTCTACGATCTCGGCTGCGGGCCGGGCAATTCGACGGAGCTTCTGGCCAGGCGCTTTCCCGGCCGGGGCGTGCGCGGCGTCGACAATGCGGCCGACATGCTGAAGGCGGCGCGGGCGCGCCTGCCGGGCGTCGATTTCGTCGAATGCGACCTTGCGAAGTGGCGCCCGCACGAGGCGGCCGCCCTGCTCTTCGCCAATGCCGTCTTCCAGTGGCTGCCCGACCATGTGACGCTGCTTGCGCGGCTGATGGACGGGCTTCGCCCGGGCGGCGTGCTGGCCGTGCAGATGCCGGACAACCTTTCCGAACCCTCGCATCTGCTGATGGAGGAAAGCGCGCTCGCCGGCTCGTGGAAAAGCGCCTTTGCCGAGGGCACGCCGCGCCGCAAGCCGCTGCCCGCCCCGGCCGCCTATTTCGACTCGCTCGGGCCGAAGGCGGCGCGCGTCGATGTCTGGCACACCATCTACAACCATCCGATGGCCGATGCGGCGGCCATCGTCGAATGGGTGAAGGGGACGGGGCTGCGGCCCTATCTCGACCGTATCCCGCCACAGGAGCGCGACGGCTTCCTGGGGGATTACGAGAAACGCATCGCCAGGGCCTATGCGCCGATGGCGGACGGGCGGCTCCTGCTGCGCTTCCCGCGGCTTTTCCTCATCGCCGTGAAGGCATAG
- a CDS encoding zinc-dependent alcohol dehydrogenase family protein gives MRAMYYEAFEAKPDIRVLPDPAPTPGGVVIKVEATGLCRSDWHGWMGHDPDIKLPHVPGHELAGTVAAVGKAVTRFREGERVTVPFVSGCGHCGECRSGNQQVCEEQFQPGFTHWGSFAEYVAIDHADQNLVHLPDAIDYATAASLGCRFATSFRAVVDQARVTGGEWVAVHGCGGVGLSAIMIAAALGANPIAIDISPEKLDFARKMGAVAAIDARAVCDVAEAVREITGGGAHASVDALGSPVTCFNSIKNLRRRGRHVQVGLMLADHATPQIPMAQVIGHELEIYGSHGMQAWRYDAMLSMIESGKLAPQKLIGRHIGLEEAVPALMAMDRATELGISVITRF, from the coding sequence ATGCGCGCGATGTACTACGAAGCCTTTGAAGCGAAACCGGATATCCGGGTCCTGCCGGACCCGGCGCCGACACCCGGCGGCGTGGTGATCAAGGTGGAGGCGACGGGGCTCTGCCGCAGCGACTGGCACGGCTGGATGGGGCATGACCCGGACATCAAGCTGCCGCATGTGCCGGGGCACGAGCTCGCCGGCACGGTGGCGGCGGTCGGCAAGGCCGTGACCCGCTTCCGCGAGGGCGAGCGGGTGACCGTGCCCTTCGTCTCCGGATGCGGGCATTGCGGCGAGTGCCGTTCGGGCAACCAGCAGGTTTGCGAGGAACAGTTCCAGCCGGGCTTCACCCATTGGGGGTCCTTCGCCGAATATGTCGCCATCGACCATGCCGACCAGAACCTCGTGCACCTGCCGGACGCCATCGACTATGCCACGGCCGCCAGCCTCGGCTGCCGCTTCGCCACCTCCTTCCGCGCGGTGGTCGACCAGGCGCGGGTGACGGGCGGGGAATGGGTGGCGGTGCATGGCTGCGGCGGCGTCGGCCTTTCCGCCATCATGATCGCCGCCGCGCTGGGAGCGAACCCCATCGCCATCGACATTTCCCCCGAGAAGCTGGACTTCGCGCGGAAGATGGGCGCGGTCGCGGCGATCGATGCCCGCGCGGTCTGCGATGTCGCCGAGGCGGTGCGGGAGATCACCGGCGGCGGGGCGCATGCTTCCGTCGACGCGCTGGGCTCGCCCGTCACCTGCTTCAATTCCATAAAGAACCTGCGCCGGCGCGGGCGGCATGTGCAGGTCGGCCTGATGCTGGCCGACCATGCGACGCCGCAGATCCCGATGGCGCAGGTCATCGGCCACGAGCTGGAGATCTACGGCAGCCACGGCATGCAGGCCTGGCGCTACGACGCCATGCTTTCGATGATCGAGAGCGGCAAGCTCGCGCCGCAGAAGCTGATCGGTCGGCATATCGGGCTGGAGGAGGCCGTGCCGGCGCTGATGGCGATGGACCGGGCGACGGAGCTCGGGATCAGCGTGATCACGCGGTTCTGA
- a CDS encoding branched-chain amino acid aminotransferase, with product MPVDTSPRTTTWTFVDGEWISGNPPLIGPTSHAMWLGSTVFDGARWFDGIAPDLDLHCRRVNRSAEALGLAATVSSEEIEALALEGVRKFDGRTAIYIKPMYWAEHGSSISVVAPDAGSTRFALCLFEASMGDPKAGSSLTLSPFRRPTVECMPTDAKAGCLYPNNARMLVEARRRGFDNALVRDMLGNVAETASSNIFMVRDGVIFTPAANRTFLAGITRSRVIGLLRDAGFEVMETTLTPADFAAADEIFTSGNYSKVVPVTRLEDRDLQPGPVTAKARDLYFDWAHSNGDA from the coding sequence ATGCCAGTCGATACTTCACCACGCACGACGACCTGGACCTTCGTTGACGGCGAATGGATTTCCGGCAACCCGCCGCTCATCGGCCCGACCTCGCATGCCATGTGGCTCGGCTCGACCGTCTTCGACGGCGCACGCTGGTTCGACGGCATCGCGCCGGACCTCGACCTGCATTGCCGGCGCGTCAACCGCTCCGCCGAGGCGCTGGGACTTGCGGCGACCGTCTCTTCGGAAGAGATCGAGGCGCTCGCCCTCGAGGGCGTCCGCAAGTTCGACGGCAGGACCGCGATCTACATCAAGCCGATGTACTGGGCCGAGCACGGCTCGTCGATCAGCGTCGTCGCGCCGGATGCGGGCTCCACCCGCTTCGCGCTCTGCCTGTTCGAGGCCTCGATGGGCGATCCCAAGGCCGGCTCCTCGCTGACCCTCTCGCCCTTCCGCCGCCCGACGGTGGAATGCATGCCGACGGATGCCAAGGCCGGCTGCCTCTACCCGAACAACGCCCGCATGCTGGTGGAGGCCCGCAGGCGCGGCTTCGACAACGCACTGGTACGCGACATGCTGGGCAACGTCGCCGAGACGGCCTCCTCCAACATCTTCATGGTCCGCGACGGCGTGATCTTCACCCCGGCCGCCAACCGCACCTTCCTTGCCGGCATCACGCGCAGCCGCGTCATCGGCCTGCTCAGGGACGCGGGCTTCGAGGTGATGGAAACCACGCTCACCCCCGCCGACTTCGCCGCCGCGGACGAGATCTTCACCTCAGGCAACTATTCCAAGGTCGTCCCCGTCACCCGGCTGGAGGACCGCGACCTCCAGCCCGGCCCCGTCACCGCCAAGGCCCGCGACCTCTATTTCGACTGGGCGCATTCGAACGGCGACGCGTGA
- a CDS encoding helicase HerA-like C-terminal domain-containing protein → MLQDGKLYIGTSRKPDDTINKPEYLELKFGNRHGLVTGATGTGKTVTLQILAEGFSNAGVPVFCADVKGDLSGIGAMGEPKDFLQKRADQIGLAPYDFQEFPVIFWDLYGEKGHRVRTTISEMGPLLLSRLMNATDAQEGVINIAFKIADQGGLPLLDLKDLQALLNYMGENASALSNQYGFISKASVGSIQRELLILEQQGAVQFFGEPALKISDIMRTTNDGRGAISVLAADKLMMNPRLYGTFLLWMLSELFEVLPEVGDPEKPKLVFFFDEAHLLFNDAPKVLTERVEQVVRLIRSKGVGVYFVTQNPLDVPETVLAQLGNRVQHALRAYTPREQKAVKTAADTFRPNPDFNCAEVITQLGTGEALVSTLEGKGAPSMVERTLVRPPASRLGPITDAERQDIMKVSPVAGLYDEDFDRESAYEILMARAKKAADAAAAQAQADQQASQPTSGGGRWTLPGFGDEEPAASSAPNKQAKPRAGYQRETVAEAAMKSVARTVASSLGRALVRGILGSLRR, encoded by the coding sequence ATTCTTCAGGACGGAAAGCTCTATATCGGCACCAGCCGCAAGCCGGACGATACGATCAACAAGCCCGAATATCTCGAGCTGAAATTCGGCAACCGCCACGGCCTCGTGACCGGCGCGACCGGCACCGGCAAGACGGTGACGCTGCAGATCCTCGCCGAGGGCTTCTCCAATGCGGGCGTGCCCGTCTTCTGCGCCGACGTGAAGGGCGACCTTTCCGGCATCGGGGCCATGGGCGAGCCGAAAGACTTTCTCCAGAAGCGCGCCGACCAGATCGGCCTTGCGCCCTACGATTTCCAGGAATTCCCGGTCATCTTCTGGGACCTCTACGGCGAGAAGGGCCACCGGGTGCGCACCACCATCTCCGAGATGGGCCCGCTCCTGCTGTCGCGCCTGATGAATGCGACGGATGCGCAGGAAGGCGTCATCAACATCGCCTTCAAGATCGCCGACCAGGGCGGCCTGCCGCTGCTCGACCTGAAAGACCTGCAGGCGCTGCTGAACTACATGGGCGAGAACGCCTCGGCGCTGTCCAACCAGTACGGCTTCATCTCCAAGGCCTCCGTCGGCTCGATCCAGCGCGAGCTGCTGATCCTCGAGCAGCAGGGCGCCGTGCAGTTCTTCGGCGAGCCGGCGCTGAAGATCTCCGACATCATGCGCACGACCAATGACGGGCGCGGGGCGATCTCGGTGCTTGCCGCCGACAAGCTGATGATGAACCCGCGCCTTTACGGCACCTTCCTGCTCTGGATGCTCTCCGAGCTCTTCGAGGTGCTGCCGGAAGTGGGCGATCCGGAAAAGCCGAAGCTGGTCTTCTTCTTCGACGAGGCGCATCTCCTCTTCAACGATGCGCCGAAGGTGCTGACCGAGCGCGTCGAGCAGGTCGTGCGCCTCATCCGCTCCAAGGGCGTCGGCGTCTATTTCGTCACGCAGAACCCGCTCGACGTGCCGGAAACCGTGCTCGCCCAGCTCGGCAACCGCGTGCAGCACGCGCTGCGCGCCTATACGCCGCGCGAGCAGAAGGCCGTGAAGACCGCCGCCGACACCTTCCGTCCGAACCCGGACTTCAACTGCGCCGAGGTGATCACCCAGCTCGGCACGGGCGAGGCGCTGGTCTCCACGCTCGAAGGCAAGGGCGCGCCCTCGATGGTCGAGCGCACGCTGGTCCGCCCGCCGGCCTCCCGGCTCGGGCCGATCACGGATGCGGAGCGGCAGGACATCATGAAGGTCAGCCCGGTCGCCGGCCTCTACGACGAGGATTTCGACCGCGAATCGGCCTACGAGATCCTGATGGCCCGCGCCAAGAAGGCGGCTGACGCCGCCGCCGCGCAGGCGCAGGCCGACCAGCAGGCCAGCCAGCCCACCTCCGGCGGCGGCCGCTGGACCCTTCCCGGTTTCGGCGACGAGGAACCGGCCGCCTCTTCCGCCCCCAACAAGCAGGCCAAGCCCCGCGCCGGCTACCAGCGCGAGACGGTGGCGGAAGCGGCGATGAAGTCGGTCGCCCGCACCGTGGCCTCCTCGCTCGGGCGGGCGCTGGTGCGGGGAATATTGGGGAGCCTGCGGCGGTAG
- a CDS encoding ClbS/DfsB family four-helix bundle protein, which translates to MEEVPPALVHERTMEGHAKGTQMSPFDLIAYLTGWNELVLKWLERDAAGAAIDFPETGFKWNELGRLAGKFYGDYADIPYPQLVERLHAAKARIVAAIVRTEDAALYGRPWYGKWTMGRMIQFNTSSPYANARGRLRAWLKAR; encoded by the coding sequence TTGGAAGAGGTGCCGCCGGCGCTCGTCCACGAGCGCACGATGGAAGGGCATGCCAAGGGCACGCAGATGAGCCCCTTCGACCTCATCGCCTACCTCACCGGATGGAACGAGCTGGTCCTGAAATGGCTGGAGCGGGACGCCGCCGGCGCGGCGATCGACTTTCCGGAAACGGGCTTCAAGTGGAACGAACTGGGCAGGCTTGCCGGGAAATTCTACGGCGACTATGCGGACATCCCCTATCCGCAGCTCGTGGAGCGGCTCCATGCAGCCAAGGCGCGGATCGTCGCCGCCATAGTCCGGACGGAGGATGCCGCGCTCTACGGCCGCCCGTGGTACGGGAAATGGACGATGGGCAGGATGATCCAGTTCAACACGTCATCGCCCTATGCCAATGCGCGCGGCCGCCTGCGGGCATGGCTGAAAGCCCGCTGA
- a CDS encoding superoxide dismutase → MAFELPPLPYDYDALAPFMSRETLEYHHDKHHKAYVDNGNKLAEEAGLANLSLEEIVKKSYGTNQGLFNNAGQHYNHLHFWNWMKKGGGGKSLPGALQKAIDSDLGGYDKFKADFVAAGTTQFGSGWAWLSVKDGKLAISKTPNGENPLVHGADPILGVDVWEHSYYIDYRNARPKYLEAFVDSLINWDYVLERYEAATK, encoded by the coding sequence ATGGCTTTCGAACTTCCGCCGCTTCCCTACGATTACGACGCACTCGCCCCCTTCATGTCGCGCGAGACGCTCGAATATCACCACGACAAGCACCACAAGGCCTATGTCGACAACGGCAACAAGCTGGCGGAGGAAGCAGGCCTTGCGAACCTCTCCCTCGAAGAGATCGTCAAGAAGTCCTACGGCACCAACCAGGGCCTCTTCAACAATGCCGGCCAGCACTACAACCATCTCCATTTCTGGAACTGGATGAAGAAGGGCGGCGGCGGCAAGAGCCTGCCGGGCGCGCTCCAGAAGGCCATCGACAGCGATCTGGGCGGCTATGACAAGTTCAAGGCCGATTTCGTCGCCGCCGGCACCACGCAGTTCGGCTCGGGCTGGGCCTGGCTCTCCGTCAAGGACGGCAAGCTCGCCATCTCCAAGACCCCGAACGGCGAGAACCCGCTGGTCCACGGCGCGGACCCCATCCTCGGCGTCGACGTGTGGGAACACTCCTACTACATCGACTACCGCAACGCCCGTCCGAAATACCTCGAAGCCTTCGTCGACAGCCTGATCAACTGGGACTACGTCCTGGAGCGTTACGAAGCCGCAACGAAGTAA
- a CDS encoding haloacid dehalogenase type II — protein MSHAAYVFDAYGTLFDVHAAVRRHAGDVGPNYQIFSEIWRAKQLEYSWTRALMGAYADFWQLTEQALDYTFQRIGGVDPALRQKLLDAYWKLDCYPEVPAVLKALKQRGAHIAILSNGSPAMLASAVKNAALDTVIDDIFSVDALKTYKTAPAVYDLVTTNYRLYPNAVSFQSSNRWDIAGATKFGFRTVWINRSNMPDEYFDLGPALILPSLESL, from the coding sequence ATGTCCCATGCCGCCTATGTGTTCGACGCCTATGGCACGCTGTTCGACGTGCATGCGGCGGTGCGGCGCCATGCGGGGGACGTGGGGCCGAACTACCAGATCTTCTCCGAGATCTGGCGCGCCAAGCAGCTCGAATATTCCTGGACGCGGGCGCTGATGGGCGCCTATGCCGATTTCTGGCAGCTCACCGAGCAGGCGCTGGACTACACGTTCCAGCGCATCGGCGGCGTCGACCCGGCGCTGCGCCAGAAGCTGCTCGACGCCTACTGGAAGCTCGACTGCTACCCGGAGGTGCCGGCCGTGCTGAAGGCGCTGAAGCAGCGCGGCGCGCATATCGCCATCCTCTCCAACGGTTCGCCCGCCATGCTCGCCTCTGCGGTGAAGAATGCCGCGCTCGATACCGTCATCGACGACATCTTCTCGGTCGATGCGCTGAAGACCTACAAGACCGCGCCTGCGGTCTACGATCTGGTGACGACGAACTACCGGCTCTATCCGAACGCCGTGTCCTTCCAGTCCTCCAACCGCTGGGACATTGCCGGGGCGACGAAATTCGGCTTCCGCACCGTCTGGATCAACCGCTCCAACATGCCGGACGAGTATTTCGACCTCGGCCCGGCCCTGATCCTGCCCTCGCTGGAGAGCCTGTGA
- a CDS encoding ABC-F family ATP-binding cassette domain-containing protein, translated as MSLINIRALGVTLSTELFANLNLSIAAGDRIGLVAANGRGKSTLLKCITGAFEPTTGEITRARGLTIGHMEQNLPAGLERLTFREAVLGALSPEQQESESWRADVTLEELEVPEALRERPMAALSGGWQRIALVARVRVGEPDVLLLDEPTNHLDLEKIARLENWLATLPRDMPVVLSSHDRAFLDAVTNRTLFLRPERSQLFALPYSRARAALDEADAAEERRFEKDMKTAQQLRQQAAKLNNIGINSGSDLLVVKTRQLKARAERIEEAAKPAHLERSAGAIRLANRGTHAKVLVTLEDAAVETPDGTLLFRTGQKFICQGDRIALLGLNGTGKTRLVRRLRQAIEGAGEPGIKPTPSLVLGYGDQGLADLSDEETPHGTILHRFDVGDQRARSLLAGAGFSLEMQGRPVGQLSGGQKARLGMLVLRLTNPNFYLLDEPTNHLDIEGQEALERELTAQEASCLFVSHDRAFVRAVANRFWLIERRRLVEVDGPEDFFEETALLA; from the coding sequence ATGTCGCTCATCAATATTCGTGCGCTCGGCGTCACGCTGTCCACCGAGCTTTTTGCCAATCTCAACCTCTCCATCGCCGCCGGCGACCGCATCGGGCTCGTCGCCGCCAACGGACGCGGCAAGTCCACGCTGCTGAAATGCATCACCGGCGCCTTCGAGCCGACGACGGGCGAGATCACCCGCGCCCGCGGCCTCACCATTGGTCATATGGAGCAGAACCTTCCTGCCGGCCTCGAAAGGCTCACCTTCCGCGAGGCGGTGCTGGGCGCGCTCTCGCCCGAGCAGCAGGAGAGCGAAAGCTGGCGCGCCGACGTGACGCTGGAGGAGCTGGAAGTGCCCGAGGCGCTGCGCGAGCGGCCAATGGCGGCGCTGAGCGGCGGATGGCAGCGCATCGCACTCGTCGCGCGCGTGCGCGTCGGCGAGCCGGACGTGCTGCTGCTCGACGAGCCGACCAACCATCTCGACCTGGAAAAGATCGCCAGGCTGGAAAACTGGCTCGCCACGCTGCCGCGCGACATGCCGGTCGTCCTCTCCAGCCACGACCGCGCCTTCCTCGATGCCGTGACGAACCGCACGCTCTTCCTGCGCCCCGAGCGCTCACAGCTCTTCGCGCTGCCCTATTCCCGCGCCCGGGCGGCGCTGGACGAGGCGGATGCGGCGGAGGAGCGGCGCTTCGAGAAGGACATGAAGACCGCCCAGCAGCTTCGCCAGCAGGCGGCCAAGCTCAACAATATCGGCATCAATTCCGGCAGCGACCTGCTGGTGGTCAAGACCAGGCAGCTCAAGGCCCGGGCCGAGCGGATCGAGGAGGCGGCCAAGCCGGCGCATCTGGAGCGTTCGGCCGGCGCGATCCGCCTCGCCAATCGCGGCACCCATGCCAAGGTGCTGGTGACGCTGGAGGATGCCGCGGTGGAGACGCCGGACGGCACGCTCCTTTTCCGCACGGGCCAAAAATTCATCTGCCAGGGCGACCGTATCGCGCTGCTCGGTCTCAACGGCACCGGCAAGACACGGCTGGTGCGGCGACTGCGGCAGGCGATCGAGGGCGCGGGCGAGCCCGGCATCAAGCCGACGCCCTCGCTGGTGCTCGGCTATGGCGACCAGGGGCTGGCCGACCTTTCCGATGAGGAAACGCCGCATGGCACGATCCTCCACCGCTTCGACGTCGGCGACCAGCGGGCGCGCAGCCTGCTTGCCGGCGCGGGCTTTTCCTTGGAGATGCAGGGGCGGCCGGTCGGGCAGCTCTCGGGCGGGCAGAAGGCGCGGCTCGGCATGCTGGTGCTGCGGCTTACCAATCCGAACTTCTACCTGCTCGACGAGCCGACCAACCATCTCGACATCGAGGGGCAGGAGGCGCTGGAGCGGGAACTGACGGCGCAGGAGGCAAGCTGCCTCTTCGTCTCGCACGACCGCGCCTTCGTGCGGGCGGTGGCGAACCGGTTCTGGCTGATCGAGAGGCGGCGGCTGGTCGAGGTGGACGGGCCGGAGGACTTTTTTGAGGAGACGGCGCTGCTGGCGTGA
- a CDS encoding GrpB family protein: MPTRVEIVPYDPEWPLHFLEAEADLRGRLGPVVLAVEHVGSTSVPGMPAKPVIDMDVTLTGLSAIPGAGECLVDAGYEPRGNRYDDDVWAFLLKRSAPDLRVYLCAPRNRTHRHRLLFRDYLRCNEDAAGAYARLKEQLAKRFPFDGDRYTSEKSAFIQEMVSRARAQFR; this comes from the coding sequence ATGCCGACACGGGTCGAAATCGTTCCTTACGATCCGGAATGGCCGTTGCATTTTTTGGAAGCCGAAGCAGATCTGAGAGGGCGGCTCGGGCCTGTCGTGCTGGCGGTGGAGCATGTCGGCAGCACGTCTGTTCCGGGCATGCCGGCCAAGCCCGTCATCGACATGGACGTCACATTGACGGGCTTGTCCGCCATTCCGGGCGCCGGCGAATGCCTTGTCGATGCGGGCTATGAACCGCGCGGAAACCGGTATGACGATGATGTCTGGGCGTTCCTGTTGAAAAGATCCGCGCCCGATCTTCGGGTCTATCTCTGCGCGCCGCGAAATCGAACGCATCGGCATCGCCTGCTGTTTCGCGATTACCTGCGCTGTAACGAGGATGCGGCCGGGGCGTATGCGCGCTTGAAGGAGCAGCTTGCAAAACGATTTCCATTCGATGGAGATCGCTACACATCGGAAAAGAGTGCGTTCATTCAGGAGATGGTGAGCAGGGCGCGGGCGCAGTTCCGATGA
- a CDS encoding RES family NAD+ phosphorylase, with protein sequence MSLPIWTPAALSSEARPFAGPVWRFVEAQHRVSTLKLVDTLDEQALLEDLLEESKPVLPPECAGLDYLLATPFRYGAVYPHGSRFRRAGRTLGVYYAALTVETALAEMAFYRLLFFSESPATPLPGNAADYTAFSAAVATDKAIDLTLPPLDRDAPHWTHPTDYAACQSLADGARQGGISAILYRSVRDPAPGTNMALLTAAGFAEPRPVERQTWRIRLSPLGVQALCDHPPRRIGFSREDFRGDPRIG encoded by the coding sequence ATGTCCTTGCCTATCTGGACGCCCGCCGCGCTCTCGTCTGAGGCGCGGCCCTTTGCGGGCCCCGTCTGGCGGTTCGTCGAGGCGCAGCACCGCGTCTCGACGCTGAAGCTCGTCGATACGCTGGACGAGCAGGCGCTGCTGGAAGACCTGCTGGAGGAGAGCAAGCCGGTCCTGCCGCCCGAATGCGCCGGGCTCGACTATCTGCTGGCCACCCCCTTCCGCTACGGCGCCGTCTATCCGCACGGCTCGCGCTTCCGCCGGGCAGGGCGCACGCTCGGCGTCTACTACGCGGCGCTGACGGTGGAGACGGCGCTCGCCGAAATGGCCTTCTACCGCCTGCTGTTCTTTTCCGAATCGCCGGCAACGCCGCTTCCGGGCAACGCCGCCGACTACACCGCCTTCTCGGCCGCCGTCGCGACGGACAAGGCCATCGACCTCACCCTGCCGCCGCTCGATCGCGATGCCCCGCACTGGACGCACCCGACCGACTACGCGGCCTGCCAGTCGCTGGCCGACGGCGCGCGGCAGGGCGGCATTTCCGCCATCCTCTACCGCTCGGTGCGCGATCCCGCCCCCGGCACCAACATGGCCCTCCTGACGGCCGCCGGCTTCGCCGAGCCGCGGCCGGTGGAACGCCAGACCTGGCGCATCCGCCTCTCGCCCCTCGGCGTGCAGGCCCTCTGCGACCACCCGCCAAGACGCATCGGCTTTTCCCGCGAGGACTTTCGCGGGGACCCGCGGATCGGGTGA
- a CDS encoding MbcA/ParS/Xre antitoxin family protein: MQRKPVPQADAEGVVLTKAAVRAAERLGLTARILSAVIGVSEATVSRLKRQDVLLERGTKPFELAVLLVRLFRSLDAITGGDEGVARAWMTAQNAALRARPVDRIVSVSGLVDVLAYLDARRALV; this comes from the coding sequence ATGCAGCGCAAACCCGTCCCGCAAGCCGATGCCGAAGGCGTCGTGCTCACCAAGGCAGCCGTCCGGGCGGCGGAGCGGCTGGGGCTGACGGCCCGCATCCTGTCGGCGGTCATCGGCGTTTCGGAAGCGACGGTCTCGCGGCTGAAGCGGCAGGACGTGCTCCTGGAGCGCGGCACCAAGCCCTTCGAACTGGCCGTGCTGCTCGTGCGCCTTTTCCGCTCGCTCGATGCCATCACCGGCGGCGACGAGGGTGTCGCCCGCGCCTGGATGACGGCGCAAAACGCCGCGCTTCGCGCCCGTCCCGTCGACCGCATCGTCTCCGTTTCCGGCCTTGTAGATGTCCTTGCCTATCTGGACGCCCGCCGCGCTCTCGTCTGA